ACAACAAATCAACACTCAAACACTtgaaaaataagtttttttaacaaatgtatttCTAAAGAAGTAGTACcaataattataaaattactAGTAAAATAACTAGCACTGTAacttttttttacgtttttttatttatcaggTTTTATTCATGTACTATTTCATACTTATAATATTATGCCttaccacacacacaaatatccCTGtacatccctgctgaaaaaaacaataaaaccattacagaaaattaatTGTATTGCTATCACAGTACTAattgtattggttctaatggaatatggcccaaaacacactacagagtagtggttttaatggtaaaagctaatggttcctattggtattttaatggaaaccaatagaattttctgtaatggttttattgtttttttcagcagggatgtaCAGGACATAGATAAAAAGAAATTGTAATTTTTTCTTCTTATGAGGTTATTATTTAGTGAGGACCATTGAAGTGTCCTTAAAAGTTGGTTGTCATGTTATTTCATTATGTTGGAAAAATgtcccccccacacacacaccaacCCAAAAATTGTGAGTGTGGGCAAACTTTCAGTTTTCTACATTTTAGGCGCTGCGCAGACTGTTCCgagtatgacatcaaagtaccgcgagagtgattcgaTACTTTAAGCGAATTGCTCTCGCTGTcctttgatgtcatctgcttaGCGATCTGCGAAAACAATATGGCGCCACCTGCTGGTGAAATCTTGTGAAAGCAACACGTTCTCAGtacaaacattttaaactttttaaaaaataactatgtttttaagaaaaaaaaaatgtttagcttAATTAAGACTTTAAGTAAAAgtctgtgtttttagttttatttaggcgAAACAGATCATTTAAACTCAAGCTCTCCTTAAAATTATGCAAatgtttgtcattaaatctgtctataaacaagaAGTAGGCAAAATTATAGTGTTATCAGTCAGAAAGattaatgttttatgaactttaaaaaataaaactcacccgagttcacctaaccatATGAGACACACACTGGTCAGTTGTAATCAACGCCCCCTGGTGGTGgattttcgaaacagttatTTACATGTAGTTAtcacgtaatgaagcctcgtttgctaaattCACTtgacttggccagtttgaaacattctccgaaccactgattcgaagtaaaatattcataaatgtTTCGAGGCGTCATAAAGCAGCGCTTCGATATCGCCTATCACTAGTGAGACGTGGTCCTTCAGCCAAAGGAGTCGCTGTGCTCTGACTCGCGCCTGTTTGTATTTCTTACGCATGCGCAAATGAGACGAAACACAAACAGTCATGGCGGCGGCAGAGAAACCTACGAAAGAAAAGCTGTTATCCACTCTGGATGATATGGAAGTTTTATCCAGGTTCGTTTTTTTTATGTTCTGCACATCAAGATTAACATAATTATGATAAGAGGACCGCTGTCAGCATGAATATATTAACGTTAAATGTATCATATTTGTAATGTTTTCTTATTGGTACACAAATAGTACTCccactactactaataatagtAATAACAACCAGCCCTCAAGTCTAGAGCTGTAATTATTAATACCCTTCACCACTGGTTTTATCACATTTTTATTATACATTACAGTcacatatgtttattttttgctcTTGTAATGCAGAGAGCTTATAGAGATGCTGGCACTTACAAGGACACAGAAACTGCCTCAGCCTGGAGAGGACACACAGGTGAGAGAGAATCAATGTAGATTGAATTCAGGTAAATCAGGGTATTGACATTAAGTTGCCTGACAAATAGTGTCCCAATTTACACTATGAAGTAATACCtgttttaatattactatattatatTAGTATAGCCATGTTACACTATTACATGTCAATGAATTGCACTCTAATAACTATTTGGTAATTCTGGGAGCAGATTTTGGAGCTCTTGGTACAGAGAGACAAAGAGTTTCAGGACTTAATGCAAACGGCGGTAGAGCAGGGCAGAGTTCACCAAGAGATGCAAACACTGGAGAAAGAGGTTGAGAAGAGAGACAGTGACATCCAACAGCTCCAGAAACAACTCAAAGAGGCAGAACACATACTGGTGAGTCATatcagaaaacaatacatatttCTTCTcatctgtttgttgtttttgaattgttttacacttagcacaatatataaatatgttttgCTTAAATTAGATTTTAGGAAAACCTATGTGCTTCTTTGCATTACTAAataatagggctgtcaaaagattaatcgcgattaatcgcatccaacataaaagtttgtgtttacatagcatatgtgtgtgtactgtgtataaatattatgtatatataaatacacacacattcatgtatatatttaggaaatatttgcatttaaatactgtatatacatttctataatttatattatatataaatataaatattttatatataaatataaaaattttttcttaaatatatacatgattgggtgtgtttttatatataaataataattatacacagtacacacacatatgttatgtaaacacaaacttttattttggatgcgattaatcgcgattaatcttttgacagccctactaaataataatttagGATATACATATGTGACCTAGTACTTACATACTGTATCCGTCTGCAAAAATACCATAGTATTGTGAATTTACCAGTAGTAACTACTTTTGTGAAgaatgtttcattttatttatgtaaaacGTAGGCTtttataaattacatttaacaatatatttcttttaaattaaaacaagcaTGTTGTCCCTCCATCTACAGGCCACTGCTGTCTATCAAGCCAAAGAGAAACTGAAGTCTATTGAAAAGGCCAGAAAAGGTATAATAgtccacatacacacacacatgggtTATGTTTACTTCACTGTTTACTTCATAGACCCATCACATTGTTAAATAGATACTGTTGTTTCAATAATTAATCAAGTTACAATTTCATTTTGTATCTGTTCTTTATGCCTGGCcctgtgttttgttttcataaGGAAGTATCTCTTCAGAGGAAATTATTAAGTATGCTCACAGGATCAGTGCCAGTAATGCAGTGTGTGCTCCTCTTAACTGGGTCCCAGGTAGGCAAGCACATTATTTCTATCTggattttgttcatttttatcaTCATCCTGGTATCAGACTTGTTTTTTGTCTGACATCTGGTTTTCGCTGTGAAACACTTTGTAAACTGCACATTGTGCTGATTAGCATGTTGTGTCTGGTTGTATTTGAAAGGTCTTTTGATAATATGtcatatgtttgtgtgtgtgtgtaggtgaCCCTCGCAGGCCGTACCCAACTGACCTTGAGATGCGCAGTGGGATGCTTGGTCACATGAGCAACATGTCAACCAATGGGGTGAACGGACACCTGCCAGGAGACGCATTGGCTGCTGGGAGATTACCAGGTTTGCACTTTTGTTCATATGTTTTTCAATAGTTGATTTATCTCTCACATTTTCTAAGCCAGTTTGGCCAATATGGTCCTAATAAATATCACTGAATAATTGGGGACTGTAATGTGTGTTTCTGTTTCAAGTACAAATGAATGGCCACTTTGcgttgttttctttttatgtgtgttttttggTAATTTCCATCTTTCATTCCCCTTTTACTTTCAGATGTTCTAACCCCTCAGTATCCTTGGCAGTCTACTGATGTTTCCATGGGGATTCTGCCTCCTCACCATGGCAACGATTTTGGCCTAGAGCCACCTGGTCATAACAAAGAAAATGAGGATGATGTCGAGGCCATGTCAACAGATTCCTCCAGCAGCAGCAGTGACTCagattaaatgtgtgtgtatgcggTTTGTCTGAACAGAAAGAAAGGAAACTCCAGTGTCCAAAATAATTGAACTTGTCTCTTTGATTCTAGAGATGGTAAAATGCCTTGAGATGGACCAAACCTACAATGGTCATCTCTTCTCTCTTTTCTATGTTTTGGACCTTTGAgcaattcaaaaaaaaaaaattttcaaacGCCTTTATTCCTCATTTGTTTGTATCATTTTAAGTCCTGCTGGCCTCAAAAATGCCATTTAGATGTTGTGTGAAGTGTGCCAGAATGATGGGCAGCATAAATTTGTAATTTAATGGACCGTGATGTTGAAATGATCCAAATATCTGGTTTATACAGCTGGAATATAAATTTTAATGTAAATAGCTCTTGACtttgtaaataaaaaacttttttagatgatggttttctttaaatttttacttCTAATAACAGGCAGAATATTTTCTTTAGGAATTAAGATAAATTGCATTTACAGCTATATAGCAAGGTGCTTTGTTTAAATGATGAgtgaacaaaaaaaatatacagtGGCATTAAAATACTTGTTGCTCGGGATATGACCATCTTACATTTATTCCTATATTTTGTTCAACACAATCTAGACACGTTATAGACTATTTAAAAAGCCTATTGTGTAGTTATTGCTGCTTAATTGCTTCAACTAAATGTATCTTCCAAAAAGAGATCTGACTCAGTTTCCCACTTTTTAATAACATCTTTGATTAACACATTGCAAGATTACTATAGTGAGCATTATGCGGTCTAAATTTATGCTTTGACCGTTTTATTCAAAGTTAAAATTCATCTGGactgaacccatgacctttctgttgctagcacaatgctctaccaactgagctttAGAaacacctgtatatgtgtaatATTTCTATTTTGTGAAAAGTCTTTTGCCTTTATCAGAAATAATACCATGGTTATAATAATATGATTTCATCTTACAACATTATTATGACACTGATTTTTGTAATGGCATGCAGGATCCAAATCCAGTCTATAGATCTACAAACATTGGAGCGCTAAAGATTTAAGAAAGATCCACTGATATTTCTAGCGTCCAGATTGTCCACCAGATGGTGCATTAACACTGCATCACTATTACATTGTTATTACATGCTGACATTTAACAACTAGGCATGTGTTGTCTTACAATAagtgaaatataaatattatatataatataaatataactcTAAAAAAGATTCTACCAAATTTAATAAGAAGAAGATCCTTAAATCCCATTTTTAATCATTCTGTCAGTAAATCTCTCCTCTTTATACCCTGCTCAGTTTGTTGGTTCACATGATCAAATACACAAGGAATGTAAATTCATCATAGTTCATCATATTAAAAACAATGCATTGACTATCTTGAAAATACAAACACTCAGTTTGTCCtcgtttcattttttttgttctcTTTCTGTTTCACATCCTTTATTTTGTTCATTCTTGAGTCTTTAAATGTTCTGGTTTTGGTAATAACCACAAATAATTGGAAATCTTGGAAACCAGCCCATAATCGAATTATAAGCACGTAAATCCAAATCTCACATAAAAGACTTGACTGGAACAATTTGTTTCTCAGCTGCTGGGTTACTGACATCTCACATTTTTAATGAGACCCTCTGTGATCTGAAAATCATGATCTTGAATGCACAGTATGATGGAAGGATTTGTTTATCTTAAATATCctaaatattttaagataatACGTGTTCAAGgaaaaacatcaaatgtcatttttaaaatttaagtttgatttaaatgtaaaaaaaattctcatcctaatttttatttatttatttgggtgGATCAGTAGGTAGCACTGCTGGTTCAGGAggtctttctgtgtggagtttgtaTGTTCAACATGGGTTTACTCCGGTTTCCTACCATAGTCCAAAAAACTAAAGGTTAGTTAAATTATAAACTTTGTGATTTTTTGTGTAGATCacttctcgccatgaatatatcCATAGATGTGTGTgttaagaaataaatattatatttatttttattatagttATTGAATTATTGCTTACATTGAAACAAAAACTCAAAATGAAATTACTTGTGATATAGTCTTTATTCTGCAACACATTGACATTCTGCATATTTAACACACATACTTGCACAACACCTTGTAAGACAGGCCACATAATAGCTCAATAAATCACCAGCAGGAAGTGAGGGTCTCTATGGTCGACCAAAAAATAACAGTGATACAAGATAATACGCATGTGTAAAATGTTATGCTCcatcaaccccccccccccaccaaaataaatgttttgtgtatttatatacacatacatgtaattattatatgtTGGGGGTCATTAAATATCACCATGCTCCACAGAAGAATTAGCAGTAATGTTGATCTATTTGCAAATGACTGCTCTACTTTCAGGGTCTCTGATCATTTGTGGATGAGCTTGGAGGCAAATCTTTGCACTAGAGCAAAAATTTTAATATCTGAAACTGACTGTCTAAGGACTCATTGCCCGTTTTTCTGTCTGATCTACAGATAACATATATTAGCCTTCGTTCCATCTTTCCTCATGTACTACATTATAAAATGATTCTAGCAGTTctcaataatacaaataaatacagaaatttgcataaatatgaatacagtgttgtaaaaataaaataatagcaAAGGCTTTAATTTggttctgtgtgtgtgcgtgtgtgtgtgcgcgcgcacgcGGAGACAAGGGGGTGTATAGTCATCttattaaatgaacatttaacttTCTCTTGTTGAGCAGTTAAGGGCAATTAAATTAATCTGATGTATCTATTAATCCCCCCATTTCTATTTAAACAGTAATATGAGGAACAGGTCAAACATTTTAATGTTATGAATTTAGCCATTTTTAATGACAAAATACCAGAGCTCTTTCCATTTCACAGAGAAACTTAGCCTTAAACTTGGTTAACAAACAGTAAAAATCCctgttgttaaattaacactgcttgGAGTTTAT
The genomic region above belongs to Paramisgurnus dabryanus chromosome 15, PD_genome_1.1, whole genome shotgun sequence and contains:
- the med4 gene encoding mediator of RNA polymerase II transcription subunit 4 codes for the protein MAAAEKPTKEKLLSTLDDMEVLSRELIEMLALTRTQKLPQPGEDTQILELLVQRDKEFQDLMQTAVEQGRVHQEMQTLEKEVEKRDSDIQQLQKQLKEAEHILATAVYQAKEKLKSIEKARKGSISSEEIIKYAHRISASNAVCAPLNWVPGDPRRPYPTDLEMRSGMLGHMSNMSTNGVNGHLPGDALAAGRLPDVLTPQYPWQSTDVSMGILPPHHGNDFGLEPPGHNKENEDDVEAMSTDSSSSSSDSD